In the Topomyia yanbarensis strain Yona2022 chromosome 3, ASM3024719v1, whole genome shotgun sequence genome, one interval contains:
- the LOC131691544 gene encoding uncharacterized protein LOC131691544 has protein sequence MVFTLYNTSSYLPLDNDQRVAFYKNENLLFPPLPPPSAASVVCRRSNSPAMPVTANTGSISPLGVVSASESVDFRPVVHLSSNGYYGYVPVVSMPKVMSTGTTNNHAVISSTANGVGVSVLLDSPSATTAVAAEDSMMDCADSEMENYHQPPQHARKRKDYSGQEDMNGKRRKTWMEQHQHQQPGFNPAPNWSTPQTHRMEVADQQQMDLQPQHFVNGFCPPTNGTFSNGFYHQPSAQPTPVLQQKNQLDANNNYFRWNLDRPSEPDVREKRPSGNNGQELHDLFISLHGSGCFLME, from the exons ATGGTTTTCACACTTTACAACACTTCGTCCTATTTACCGCTAGACAACGACCAGAGAGTGGCATTTTACAAAAACGAGAACTTACTGTTCCCACCACTACCACCGCCATCAGCGGCATCCGTTGTCTGCAGACGTAGTAACAGCCCAGCAATGCCCGTAACTGCCAACACTGGGAGTATCTCCCCGCTCGGAGTAGTCTCCGCCAGTGAGTCGGTAGACTTCCGCCCAGTGGTCCATCTGAGCTCCAACGGTTATTACGGTTACGTACCGGTCGTCTCAATGCCGAAAGTGATGTCAACAGGAACAACGAACAATCATGCTGTCATCAGCAGCACCGCCAATGGTGTTGGTGTGAGTGTCTTATTGGATTCCCCTTCGGCGACGACCGCAGTTGCTGCCGAAGACTCGATGATGGATTGCGCGGACAGTGAAATGGAAAATTACCATCAGCCGCCACAGCACGCACGGAAGCGAAAAGATTACAGCGGGCAGGAGGACATGAATGGCAAGCGACGGAAGACTTGGATGGAACAGCATCAGCACCAGCAACCAG GTTTCAACCCAGCTCCAAACTGGAGCACGCCGCAAACTCACCGGATGGAAGTTGCCGATCAACAACAGATGGATCTCCAACCCCAGCATTTCGTCAATGGGTTCTGTCCGCCAACTAACGGCACATTCAGCAACGGCTTTTACCACCAGCCGTCGGCACAACCAACGCCAGTACTACAGCAGAAAA ATCAGCTGGATGCCAATAATAATTATTTCCGGTGGAATTTGGACCGACCGAGCGAGCCTGATGTACGGGAAAAACGTCCCTCTGGCAACAACGGCCAAGAATTGCACGATTTGTTTATAAGCTTACATGGTTCCGGTTGTTTTCTGATGGAATGA